CTTAATTATGCAGCtgaaaaaaaatcttaagcAATCTTGAATCTTGGATTGACCACCGGTTAACAGTCAGGCTACGGTTAAGGTATAATGGTCAGGTATAGCCGCTCTAATTTAGCTGTacaaatataatactagtagttgacTAGCTAGCTCCCCTTGATTAAAAAtactatgtatatatatattcattgaCCATTTCCGACCAACAGTAGCCAGTTCGGTCCGAAAACTGTCTATATCATAGGAATTGTTGGAGAATTCACGCAATCAAAATGATCATACACCTAAGAGGGGGCGCTGCGCAGAGCACAGCACCTGTAGGCCCTGATTGTCTATACACCTGCGGCCGCGGCATTGACGCTCCTCCGCTCTACAGTGGCCTCCTGCATGAAAGGGCTATAAGATCTGATCTCTTTTCCCCATTGGAGGACCACAAAAGGAGTTGCCACCAGGGCCAAAGACACAAATGCAAGCAGCGAGCTGGCCCACTGAAACCCAATATTCGTGTACAAGGCTGCTGCGGCCAGAGGTACAAAGGCGATAGAGATGTTCTCGACGAAACCCACTGCCCCGAGGGCGCTCGCAGCATACTTGCTGTACGCGTCGATGAGATAGTTAGCATTGCCAACAATGACCGCCGTCGTCCCAAACCCTACCATCGCCAGGCCGACGGTGGGTGCCATCCAGTGTATGGAAGTGTACGATGTCCACCCATACACGAACATGCCGCCCGTGACACCAAAGAGTCCACCAATGATCGATGCATGAAGTCGAGCCTCCGGGATCGGCGTGCCCGGTGCCTCGGTATTGCGGGTCGCGGATGCATAGTACCAGGGATCGGTTAAGATGCAAAATCCACCGCCCAGAAGTTCCCCGATCACAATCGCAACTTGGACATACCCACACTGGATAGAATCCCAATTATATAGCTCCTTGTATACTTGCTCGACCGATTGCGTAAAAAGATAGATTGTTCCCAAGCTGAAGGCAGCCCACACCGTCGCAACGAACACGACCCCTTCAGTACATAGCATGTACAGAGGCCGTTGAACGCTCTGTAGGATAAGCTGAGGCAATGCTCCTCGATCAATCTTCTCAGTCGCGTATGCGTTCGCCCCCTCGCGGCGCAGTCGTTTGGCCTCAGCGCGCAAGATCGCCGGCCCGCGGCTCTCTGGCAGACCGAAGATCAGAATCGGAAATAGGGCAGCGGTCCAGATCAGTTCGATGTACCCAATCCAGCGCCATGACAGGAATTGCAGGATGGCAGAGCCAACCACCGGGCCCAGACTTGTTGCCCCCAGATAGATGGTCACGTACAGACAAATTGGGACACTCCGGGCTCGATCGCCGTGAAAGACATTCGATGAAATACCGGCAACGGCGTCGCTTATCAGCGGAACACATCCTCCGCTGAAGAATCGAACTACAATCAGGGTGGCAAAGTTTGGTGCCAGCCCTACAGGAATCAAAAAAGCAATAAAGCAAAAATAGGTGGTGAGAAGGACAGGTCGAACGCCAAAGTCCTCCATCACAGGAAACAGAAGAAGCGGGCACAGTGCGGCCCCGATACCCCAAGATGTTGTTAGCCAGTAAGTATTGGGGAACGTCGCATCGGAGATGTGAAATTCGTCCCCAATGGCCGTGTGAGCCACCGTTAGGATGGTCCCATTCATCGAGCAGACAAAGCTCGCAAGCAAGCCAATGCCCGTGGCTTGCCATTTCTTAGAAAGGGGCCAGTTGTATGGATCTTTGGGGTCATCCTCTCCGTTCCACGTGACAATCACGCTCTCTTGAGCAGAGCTTGGGCCTGTGTGTCGTTATGAATGAGTGGATTGGTCTCAGTTAATAAGTTCAAGGGCATATGCATACTAACCTTCAGTATGAAGGCGCGATGCGGGGTGCGAATCGATTTCGAGCTCGTCTAGTGTGATCGGTACGTTTCCAAGATCGGCTCTAGAGCCATCTGCTTTCGGTGCAATCTGTTGCTGCGAACAATCCGGGGGTGGCATCACAGCAGAGATGGTGACGTGTGTCAAGCTCTTCTGGCGTGAGAAGGAGGTCCCCCAAAGATGGCCAGCTCCGTATAGCATTAATCAGGGCAAGGTGGTGTgggaagtagtagtctgAAGCATGAATAGTTCAGAAATGA
The window above is part of the Aspergillus luchuensis IFO 4308 DNA, chromosome 8, nearly complete sequence genome. Proteins encoded here:
- a CDS encoding uncharacterized protein (COG:G;~EggNog:ENOG410PFSN;~InterPro:IPR020846,IPR011701,IPR036259;~PFAM:PF07690;~SMCOG1005:Drug resistance transporter, EmrB/QacA;~TransMembrane:12 (i108-130o145-166i173-191o203-224i236-257o263-283i329-355o375-399i419-439o445-467i479-505o511-533i);~antiSMASH:Cluster_8.4;~go_function: GO:0022857 - transmembrane transporter activity [Evidence IEA];~go_process: GO:0055085 - transmembrane transport [Evidence IEA]); translation: MLYGAGHLWGTSFSRQKSLTHVTISAVMPPPDCSQQQIAPKADGSRADLGNVPITLDELEIDSHPASRLHTEGPSSAQESVIVTWNGEDDPKDPYNWPLSKKWQATGIGLLASFVCSMNGTILTVAHTAIGDEFHISDATFPNTYWLTTSWGIGAALCPLLLFPVMEDFGVRPVLLTTYFCFIAFLIPVGLAPNFATLIVVRFFSGGCVPLISDAVAGISSNVFHGDRARSVPICLYVTIYLGATSLGPVVGSAILQFLSWRWIGYIELIWTAALFPILIFGLPESRGPAILRAEAKRLRREGANAYATEKIDRGALPQLILQSVQRPLYMLCTEGVVFVATVWAAFSLGTIYLFTQSVEQVYKELYNWDSIQCGYVQVAIVIGELLGGGFCILTDPWYYASATRNTEAPGTPIPEARLHASIIGGLFGVTGGMFVYGWTSYTSIHWMAPTVGLAMVGFGTTAVIVGNANYLIDAYSKYAASALGAVGFVENISIAFVPLAAAALYTNIGFQWASSLLAFVSLALVATPFVVLQWGKEIRSYSPFMQEATVERRSVNAAAAGV